A stretch of Imperialibacter roseus DNA encodes these proteins:
- a CDS encoding TonB-dependent receptor, producing MKKNYYCFVLLLLFVFDGNAQGTPDWKTKIEQLEKAFGIDIYYRNEWVDASKVTIPDTSLPRDQALQAFLAPLSLSYITYRKKLVVLLPDSTARKFASSSEDYGSQLKIPEGVTIIGDLKSFGTQRNATIRGRIIDANSGDPLIGANVMLVGTNRSTSTNEKGEYSFQVPVGLYDLLITTVGYIEERKPVAIVGDGQLSTELFDTTYELEEITIRERAFENNVTDAKMGINSIDVASIRRLPSFLGEADVIKSLTFLPGVSSVGEGSSGFNVRGGNFDQNLILMDGAPVFYPSHMLGFFSLINSEMVDNLTLYRGGVPAKYGGRISSVLDIRLKEGDKKRWNGNVGLGPITSKAFAEGPLIKNKASLALGVRVASADWILKRTRSIELRESGARYIDFQGTIDAFVTDKDKLRLSGYMSGDRFSFAQDAIYSYQNNIYSVSWTHSFPQNIYLKVNGASSDYDFEVENTETLREYIMQSGIHYKDVKADLTYDPGNGFQAEVGVLAGKYNIERGELEPTTISSLEAARSLQDMNGIEKAVYGSVEWKPASWLTLSAGSRYTTFDQKGPLKIYSYDPALARDDDAIIDSTSYAKGDVINTYSGFEPRGSASIKIAEEQSIKIGYNRMRQYINIVSNTAAVTPFDIWTTSSTHFKPVIGDQYGIGYFRNFTKNKLQTSVELFYKEVQNVTEYKNNADLFLKDNIETELLQGFGRSYGAEFLVQKDAGLLTGWVSYTYSRSLRTINGELEEQKINRGKEYAADFDKPHTLNIVSTYKLSRLWRFSGNFTYSTGRPTSYPIDKYVFNGIVVAQFSERNQFRVPDYHRLDIAFSVDGTNKRKAKVETSWTFSLYNVYGRKNAYSVFFSQRNSDPPVTPYKLAVLGIPFPSVTFNLKFL from the coding sequence ATGAAAAAAAACTACTACTGCTTCGTTCTGCTACTATTGTTTGTATTTGACGGAAATGCGCAAGGTACTCCTGATTGGAAAACAAAGATAGAGCAGCTGGAAAAGGCATTTGGCATCGACATATACTATCGGAATGAATGGGTTGACGCTTCCAAGGTGACCATCCCCGACACTTCTCTTCCAAGGGATCAAGCGTTGCAGGCCTTTCTCGCACCTCTCAGCCTTTCATATATCACCTACCGAAAAAAGCTGGTTGTGTTACTGCCCGATTCAACTGCCAGAAAATTTGCTTCCAGCTCGGAAGACTATGGGTCTCAACTAAAAATTCCTGAGGGAGTCACCATCATAGGCGACCTAAAATCGTTCGGAACTCAAAGGAATGCCACTATTCGGGGCCGTATCATCGACGCAAACAGTGGTGACCCATTGATCGGGGCGAATGTGATGCTTGTAGGCACCAACCGATCTACGAGCACCAACGAAAAAGGCGAGTACTCCTTCCAGGTGCCTGTTGGCCTGTACGACCTGCTCATTACAACTGTTGGCTACATTGAAGAAAGAAAACCGGTGGCAATTGTCGGCGATGGGCAGCTAAGCACCGAACTATTTGACACCACTTACGAGCTTGAGGAGATTACGATCCGGGAGAGAGCGTTTGAAAACAACGTGACAGATGCCAAAATGGGTATCAATTCGATAGATGTGGCCTCTATCAGGCGATTACCTTCATTCCTCGGGGAGGCCGATGTGATAAAAAGCCTGACATTTCTTCCCGGGGTAAGTTCCGTGGGTGAGGGTTCTTCCGGTTTTAATGTGAGAGGAGGAAATTTTGACCAAAACCTTATCCTCATGGACGGTGCCCCTGTATTTTATCCGTCGCACATGCTGGGTTTCTTCTCTCTCATCAATTCAGAAATGGTGGATAACCTTACGCTCTACCGGGGCGGAGTTCCAGCCAAATACGGTGGGCGGATAAGCTCCGTGCTGGACATTCGGCTCAAAGAAGGTGACAAGAAACGGTGGAATGGTAATGTGGGACTAGGGCCTATCACCAGCAAGGCCTTTGCAGAAGGGCCACTGATAAAAAACAAGGCGTCGCTTGCCCTCGGTGTTCGGGTGGCCAGCGCCGACTGGATTTTGAAGCGAACAAGAAGTATTGAACTTCGGGAAAGCGGAGCGAGGTATATTGATTTTCAGGGCACCATCGACGCATTTGTTACCGACAAAGACAAGTTGAGGCTCTCCGGCTATATGAGCGGCGATAGATTCTCATTTGCTCAGGACGCTATTTACAGCTATCAGAACAACATCTACTCAGTTTCATGGACACACTCCTTTCCGCAAAACATTTATCTCAAAGTAAATGGTGCCTCCAGCGATTACGATTTTGAAGTGGAGAACACCGAAACATTGCGTGAATACATCATGCAAAGCGGTATTCATTACAAGGATGTAAAAGCAGACCTCACTTACGACCCCGGAAACGGCTTTCAGGCAGAAGTGGGGGTGTTGGCCGGTAAGTACAATATTGAACGAGGTGAATTGGAGCCAACTACCATCTCTTCACTGGAGGCAGCCCGCAGTCTTCAGGACATGAACGGAATAGAAAAGGCCGTATACGGATCTGTCGAGTGGAAGCCTGCTTCATGGCTTACCTTGTCGGCAGGCAGCCGGTATACAACCTTCGATCAAAAAGGGCCATTGAAAATTTATTCCTATGATCCGGCGCTGGCCAGGGATGACGACGCCATCATAGACTCTACCAGCTATGCCAAAGGTGATGTAATTAATACTTACTCAGGTTTTGAGCCACGAGGTTCTGCAAGCATCAAAATAGCCGAAGAGCAGTCGATTAAGATTGGGTACAACCGGATGAGGCAGTACATTAATATTGTTTCAAACACCGCCGCCGTCACCCCTTTCGATATCTGGACCACCAGCAGCACTCATTTCAAGCCTGTTATCGGAGACCAGTACGGCATCGGCTATTTCAGGAACTTCACAAAAAATAAGCTGCAAACATCGGTTGAGCTGTTTTATAAGGAAGTGCAAAATGTGACCGAGTACAAGAATAATGCTGACCTCTTCCTAAAAGACAATATTGAAACAGAATTGCTTCAGGGTTTTGGCAGGTCCTATGGTGCTGAATTTCTCGTTCAAAAAGATGCTGGGTTGCTTACAGGATGGGTAAGTTATACCTACTCCCGAAGCCTGAGAACAATAAACGGAGAGCTGGAAGAACAAAAGATCAACAGGGGCAAAGAATATGCTGCGGACTTCGACAAGCCCCACACCCTCAATATTGTTTCAACTTATAAACTCTCTAGGCTCTGGAGGTTTTCAGGGAATTTCACCTACAGTACCGGGCGACCTACCTCCTACCCAATTGACAAATATGTATTCAACGGGATTGTGGTGGCTCAATTTTCAGAGAGAAACCAGTTCAGGGTGCCAGACTATCACCGGCTCGATATCGCATTTTCAGTTGACGGCACCAACAAGCGAAAAGCCAAGGTGGAAACCTCGTGGACGTTTTCGCTATACAATGTTTACGGTCGCAAAAACGCCTATTCGGTCTTTTTTAGCCAACGAAACTCTGACCCGCCTGTAACTCCCTACAAACTTGCCGTGCTTGGGATTCCGTTCCCTTCAGTCACCTTCAATCTTAAATTTTTGTAG
- a CDS encoding DUF4249 domain-containing protein, whose protein sequence is MRFTDLMHRLKTAPEGVRKRMASKLSCAFVLLLACVSCIEPYEVDFPKQDNILIVESMLLDHPDYQRTRLYFQHQDGPREIIYNATVSISNKAGDSWPLVVTYDGSYVPLSGRIEVAAGDEFQLEIAIGDSIRAVSTWEKVPEPSEIDTAFMEAKYRSVVNNRGIETTSKGIEIFVATKPVASENTYLRWTYEDTYAYDAPMASDLCSECQYCYIQEEVGNFIELAEVLNSKGKVLSGKSIEFVEFDERFGIRFAVLVKQLTITKAAYEYYKSINQLNEARGSIFDPPPAVLRGNVSNNLRPTETVYGFFEVGKYSEASARITKSDIDFLIPSFYENCLVPNPGADCFDCRAREGATKVRPDYF, encoded by the coding sequence ATGCGGTTCACAGACCTAATGCACCGATTGAAAACAGCGCCGGAAGGAGTTCGCAAAAGAATGGCATCGAAGCTGTCCTGCGCATTCGTGCTGCTATTGGCATGTGTTAGCTGCATTGAACCTTATGAAGTTGATTTTCCCAAACAAGACAATATCCTTATTGTAGAAAGTATGTTGCTGGATCATCCTGACTATCAGCGAACCAGGTTGTATTTCCAACATCAGGACGGGCCTCGTGAGATCATCTACAATGCTACAGTCAGCATTTCAAATAAAGCGGGGGATTCCTGGCCGCTGGTCGTCACCTACGACGGATCATACGTCCCCCTTTCTGGCAGAATTGAGGTGGCGGCCGGGGACGAATTCCAACTGGAGATTGCTATCGGAGATTCGATTAGAGCCGTTTCAACCTGGGAAAAGGTTCCTGAGCCATCGGAAATTGATACCGCTTTCATGGAGGCGAAATACCGGTCCGTCGTTAACAACAGAGGGATTGAGACAACTTCGAAAGGAATCGAAATTTTTGTGGCAACAAAGCCAGTTGCTTCAGAAAACACTTACTTGCGCTGGACTTACGAAGACACCTACGCCTATGATGCACCCATGGCATCAGACCTTTGCAGCGAGTGTCAATACTGCTACATACAGGAGGAAGTGGGAAACTTTATCGAACTGGCAGAAGTGTTGAACAGCAAGGGGAAAGTTCTTTCCGGCAAGTCAATTGAGTTTGTTGAGTTCGACGAACGGTTTGGGATCAGGTTCGCCGTGTTGGTTAAGCAACTTACCATTACAAAAGCAGCCTACGAGTACTACAAATCCATCAATCAACTCAATGAAGCACGGGGCAGCATTTTTGATCCGCCACCGGCAGTGCTAAGGGGAAATGTCAGCAACAACCTCAGGCCCACAGAAACAGTTTACGGCTTCTTTGAGGTGGGAAAATACAGCGAGGCTTCGGCCAGAATAACGAAATCCGACATAGACTTTCTGATACCCTCGTTTTATGAAAATTGTTTGGTTCCAAACCCTGGGGCTGACTGTTTCGACTGCCGGGCAAGGGAAGGCGCCACCAAAGTCAGGCCCGACTACTTTTGA
- a CDS encoding DUF4249 domain-containing protein, whose product MKIVWFQTLGLTVSTAGQGKAPPKSGPTTFDLMINRKLSYGPLFTLLLLAGCIEPFSLDVERVSNQIIVEAILSNHSELQSVKLLQTPNDPLGFIELEGAIVKVENSNGIKFSFSEVAAGTYYPTTPIEITNGEKYRLLVDLGDSVQIVSNWQSVPPPLKIETAHVSPTIEQSVNDNGYLTPYYGFSYYVTSEYTNAASTFVRYSYQSAYIMESPLRSSLCWDCTGCYIVSNAKDFIKTAFVENGSRKRLLNFQIAFINSSYEYSIKKTLRIFQHSINEDTYEYYATIEQQKNLKGTIFDPPPAIAKTNLKDVRNPERVIYGFFEVNSVDEASVSTNGNSAPFAVRTFDEICTPYNLYTNPQCADCRVKEGATNERPHWF is encoded by the coding sequence ATGAAAATTGTTTGGTTCCAAACCCTGGGGCTGACTGTTTCGACTGCCGGGCAAGGGAAGGCGCCACCAAAGTCAGGCCCGACTACTTTTGATCTTATGATTAACAGAAAACTATCATATGGCCCTTTATTCACGCTCTTGCTACTTGCCGGGTGTATTGAACCGTTTTCTCTTGACGTTGAGCGTGTTTCCAACCAGATAATTGTGGAAGCAATTCTCTCTAACCACTCCGAGTTACAATCGGTAAAGCTTCTTCAGACACCAAACGACCCTCTTGGTTTTATTGAATTAGAAGGAGCGATAGTAAAGGTTGAAAATTCGAACGGCATAAAATTTTCTTTTTCAGAAGTCGCAGCAGGCACCTATTACCCTACCACTCCCATAGAAATCACTAATGGAGAGAAGTACCGGCTGCTCGTTGACCTGGGAGATTCCGTGCAAATAGTATCAAACTGGCAAAGTGTTCCGCCGCCGCTCAAAATAGAGACGGCACATGTGTCGCCTACCATTGAGCAATCTGTTAATGACAATGGATACTTAACACCCTATTACGGCTTTTCCTACTATGTCACCTCTGAGTACACCAATGCTGCGAGCACCTTTGTCCGCTATTCCTACCAGTCGGCCTACATCATGGAGTCGCCACTGCGGAGCTCCCTTTGTTGGGATTGCACTGGCTGTTACATTGTCAGCAATGCAAAGGACTTCATAAAAACCGCATTTGTGGAGAATGGCAGCAGAAAGAGACTTTTAAACTTTCAGATTGCATTCATCAACTCCTCCTACGAGTATTCCATCAAAAAAACCCTCCGGATATTTCAACACTCCATTAACGAAGACACATACGAGTATTACGCTACCATTGAACAACAAAAAAACCTGAAAGGCACCATATTCGATCCACCTCCGGCTATAGCGAAAACTAACCTAAAAGATGTAAGGAACCCTGAAAGAGTCATCTATGGCTTCTTTGAAGTTAACAGCGTTGATGAAGCTTCGGTAAGTACCAATGGCAATAGTGCGCCTTTTGCAGTGCGCACATTTGATGAAATATGCACCCCCTATAACTTATACACTAATCCGCAGTGCGCCGACTGCCGTGTGAAAGAAGGTGCTACAAATGAACGCCCCCACTGGTTCTAG
- a CDS encoding DUF4249 domain-containing protein, translating into MKRLTSYRYTVRILALLLLAIPSCVEKFELDIPRSTQNFVVEALLLDDARFQKVVLSKINLDGKSEPFDDARIVLQSDNDDMEIALEPRGEGLYTPLVFVPLAKGDKYRLVIDTDEETKIVSDWEEVPDAIALEGGYWESHTFEFVNDNGVTIKRNGINFKVNTGTFQTPNTFLRYDFETAHINEAPFRDPRCDCLNCYIISGSDEFLNITSATESEGKSIKDHLITFLPLDKRFSFRLTMLVRQIAITRNAFHFYQSIDQQRNLNGSIFDPPPAIIKGNLYVEEKEDINVYGLFEVGRLSEIPITIYKSNIKNEFLTYLDICYAGARINNIESFCFSCYAEEGASPRPYYFE; encoded by the coding sequence ATGAAACGACTAACCTCATATCGATATACCGTAAGAATACTGGCACTGCTGCTGCTTGCTATTCCCTCGTGTGTGGAGAAATTTGAGCTCGATATACCAAGGTCAACGCAAAACTTTGTGGTAGAGGCCCTCCTGTTGGACGACGCAAGGTTTCAGAAGGTGGTGCTTTCAAAAATCAACCTCGACGGAAAGTCGGAACCATTCGACGATGCAAGGATCGTTCTCCAATCAGACAACGACGATATGGAAATAGCACTTGAACCGAGAGGCGAAGGGTTATACACCCCATTGGTGTTTGTACCGCTTGCCAAAGGAGACAAGTATCGTTTGGTGATCGATACTGATGAAGAGACAAAAATTGTGTCAGACTGGGAAGAGGTACCAGATGCTATAGCACTTGAAGGAGGCTACTGGGAATCGCACACCTTCGAGTTTGTGAACGACAATGGTGTGACGATAAAAAGAAATGGAATTAACTTCAAAGTCAATACGGGTACTTTTCAGACTCCAAACACCTTTCTGAGATACGACTTCGAAACCGCCCATATCAATGAGGCACCCTTTAGAGACCCAAGGTGTGATTGCCTCAACTGCTATATTATCTCAGGTTCAGACGAGTTCCTGAACATTACCAGTGCCACGGAATCGGAAGGTAAATCGATTAAAGATCACCTCATTACGTTTCTACCTCTTGATAAGAGATTCAGCTTCCGGCTTACCATGCTGGTTCGTCAGATTGCCATTACAAGGAATGCTTTTCATTTCTATCAGTCTATTGATCAGCAAAGAAACCTGAACGGCAGCATCTTCGATCCACCACCGGCAATTATCAAGGGCAACCTGTACGTGGAAGAGAAGGAAGACATAAATGTTTACGGCTTGTTTGAGGTAGGACGGCTATCAGAGATTCCAATTACTATTTATAAGAGCAACATCAAAAACGAGTTCCTTACCTACCTCGACATTTGCTATGCAGGAGCGAGGATCAACAATATAGAATCCTTTTGCTTTAGCTGCTATGCCGAAGAGGGAGCGAGTCCAAGGCCCTATTACTTTGAATAA
- a CDS encoding Hsp20/alpha crystallin family protein, whose translation MKLIRRNPNLFPEFPSVFDSFLGRDLFDFENGLVNSPGASVPAVNVKETEEGFDVEVAAPGFNKKDFHVEVNNNLLTISSEKETKNEQKDEKGRYTRREFGYSSFKRSFTLPENVVNAEKIGATYENGILHVSIPKREEAKPKPVRQIAIA comes from the coding sequence ATGAAACTAATTAGAAGAAACCCCAATTTGTTCCCAGAGTTTCCAAGCGTGTTTGACAGCTTCTTAGGAAGGGATTTGTTCGATTTTGAAAATGGACTGGTAAATTCTCCAGGTGCAAGTGTACCTGCCGTGAATGTGAAGGAAACCGAAGAAGGTTTTGATGTGGAAGTGGCTGCGCCGGGCTTCAACAAGAAAGATTTTCATGTTGAGGTTAACAACAACCTGTTGACGATTTCATCTGAAAAAGAGACAAAAAATGAGCAAAAGGACGAAAAGGGTCGCTACACAAGAAGGGAATTCGGCTACAGCTCATTCAAAAGAAGCTTCACGCTTCCTGAAAATGTGGTAAATGCAGAAAAAATTGGAGCAACTTACGAAAATGGCATACTTCATGTTAGTATACCTAAGCGTGAGGAAGCCAAACCAAAGCCTGTAAGGCAAATTGCGATTGCTTAA
- a CDS encoding glutamine--tRNA ligase/YqeY domain fusion protein: MAENTEEKKELINFIHQIIEDDNKTGKFAGKVHTRFPPEPNGYLHIGHAKSICLNFGTAKKYNGLCNLRFDDTNPTKESDEYVNSIMEDVKWLGFDWEERRYHASDYFDQLYEYAQQLIKKGKAYVDSLSSEDFAKNYKGTPTKAGKNSPFRERSVEENLDLFERMRKGEFPDGAHVVRAKIDMAHPNMHMRDPSMYRIKHAHHHRTGDKWHIYPMYDFAHGLSDSIEGITHSLCTLEFEVHRPLYDWFIDELGVYHPQQIEFARLNLNYTVMSKRKLLELVEEKHVDGWNDPRLPTISGLRRRGYTPSSIRTFADRIGVAKRDNIIDVGLLEWSVREDLNKIAPRKMGVLKPLKVIITNYPENKEELMDATNNPEDPEGGTRKLPFSREIYIEQSDFMEDPPKKFFRMGPGREVRLKYAYIIECVDFKKDPATGEILEVYCTYDPLTKSGEDQTGKKVKSTLSWVSARHAYKTEVRLYDRLFNVEDPSDVEEGEDWKKNINPGSLEIIDAAALEPSLAKAEAGVGYQFERQGYFTVDTKYSTADKLVFNRTVTLKDDWAKIQQAGS; encoded by the coding sequence ATGGCTGAAAACACGGAAGAAAAGAAAGAATTGATCAACTTTATTCATCAAATCATTGAGGATGATAACAAAACGGGAAAGTTTGCCGGTAAGGTACACACTCGTTTTCCTCCCGAGCCCAATGGTTACCTGCATATTGGCCATGCCAAGTCAATTTGCCTCAATTTTGGAACTGCCAAGAAATACAATGGGCTTTGTAACCTAAGGTTTGATGATACCAATCCGACGAAGGAAAGCGATGAATATGTAAACTCCATCATGGAGGACGTAAAGTGGCTTGGATTCGATTGGGAAGAAAGGCGTTATCATGCTTCCGACTACTTTGATCAACTTTACGAATACGCACAGCAGCTGATAAAGAAAGGCAAAGCTTATGTGGATAGCCTTTCTTCGGAGGATTTCGCTAAAAACTATAAAGGAACTCCTACAAAAGCTGGCAAGAACAGCCCGTTCAGAGAAAGATCGGTCGAAGAAAATCTGGACTTGTTTGAGAGGATGCGCAAGGGTGAGTTTCCTGATGGTGCGCATGTCGTTAGGGCAAAAATAGACATGGCGCATCCAAACATGCACATGCGTGACCCATCTATGTACCGCATCAAACATGCCCACCACCACCGCACTGGCGACAAATGGCATATCTACCCCATGTACGACTTTGCGCATGGCCTTTCGGACAGCATTGAGGGCATCACACATTCCTTGTGCACGCTTGAGTTTGAGGTACACAGACCGTTGTACGACTGGTTCATTGATGAATTGGGTGTGTACCACCCTCAACAGATCGAGTTTGCCAGGCTTAATCTCAATTATACAGTGATGAGCAAGCGCAAGCTGCTTGAACTGGTGGAGGAGAAGCACGTCGACGGATGGAACGATCCCCGGCTTCCAACGATATCGGGCTTGAGACGAAGGGGGTATACGCCTTCGTCTATTCGCACCTTTGCTGACAGGATTGGCGTGGCCAAAAGAGATAATATCATTGATGTTGGCCTGCTTGAATGGAGTGTACGGGAAGACCTTAACAAAATCGCTCCAAGGAAAATGGGGGTTTTGAAGCCGTTGAAGGTGATTATCACTAATTATCCTGAGAACAAAGAAGAATTAATGGATGCCACCAACAACCCCGAGGATCCGGAAGGCGGCACCAGGAAGCTTCCTTTTTCAAGAGAGATTTATATAGAGCAGTCGGACTTTATGGAAGACCCACCGAAGAAATTCTTCAGGATGGGGCCCGGTCGGGAAGTGAGGCTGAAGTATGCGTATATCATCGAGTGTGTTGATTTTAAGAAAGACCCTGCTACCGGAGAGATTCTCGAAGTTTATTGTACCTACGATCCACTAACCAAAAGTGGCGAAGACCAAACTGGTAAGAAGGTGAAAAGCACCCTCAGTTGGGTTTCTGCCAGGCATGCCTACAAAACAGAGGTGCGCCTTTACGACCGATTGTTCAATGTGGAAGATCCTTCGGACGTAGAAGAGGGAGAGGACTGGAAAAAGAACATCAACCCGGGCTCTCTTGAGATCATTGACGCTGCTGCGCTGGAGCCATCGCTCGCTAAGGCTGAAGCAGGTGTTGGTTACCAATTTGAGAGACAAGGATATTTTACAGTTGACACCAAATACTCAACGGCTGACAAACTGGTGTTCAATCGAACCGTAACGCTCAAAGACGATTGGGCCAAGATTCAGCAGGCAGGTAGTTAG
- a CDS encoding TonB-dependent receptor translates to MRRLILSCLLTSLVLVSYAQILTIKDKENNEPLELVTLYSEAPRATAMTNSSGMVDISEFEGADKIEVRLVGYNRIVSSYAELAAGDRVLVMEPSNISLDQVVVSASKWSQSTRDVPVHIATITPKDAALLNPQTAADLLGASGQVFIQKSQQGGGSPMIRGFATNRLLLTVDGVRMNTAIFRGGNLQNVISLDPFATENTEVFFGPGSVIYGSDAIGGVMSFTTLTPHLSLNEETLAKGSAATRFSSANGEKTAHLDFNVGWKKWSSVTSFSYNDYGDLRMGTKGPDDYLRPFYVQRIDSVDRVVTNDNPLVQRPSGYQQTNMMQKLRFAPNKRWDVVYAFHYSETSDYARYDRHIRYKKGLPRYGEWSYGPQKWMMNNLTTSYTTNTGLFDQVTLRLAHQFFEESRIDRDINGSTRAIRIEKVNAYSANLDFSKSLLAGQKLFYGLEMIYDKVDSEGMDENISTGEKAVGPARYPQSDWSSYAAYATYQNRLSDLLLVQAGARFNSFGLNATFDSSFYPFPFSTADLNNGALTGSVGVVLTPGEKLSISANLSTGFRSPNVDDVGKVFDSEPGAVVVPNPDLEAEYAYNAEVGVAKVFGDFLKLDATAFYTVLSNALVRRDFTLNGLDSIVYDGELSQVQAIQNAARATVYGFQAGLEVKLPEGFTVSSRYNVQVGEEELDDGSKSPSRHAAPAFGVSHFMYGVKNLKLDFYAQYSGGVGFADMPEEEKGKTEIYAADKEGNTYSPSWYTLNFKVSQKISDDIIISGGIENLTDQRYKPYSSGMAGAGRNFIISLRTSF, encoded by the coding sequence ATGAGAAGACTGATACTGTCATGCCTGCTCACAAGCCTGGTGCTGGTGAGCTATGCGCAGATTTTAACAATAAAAGACAAAGAGAATAATGAACCTTTAGAGTTGGTGACACTCTACAGTGAAGCGCCAAGGGCTACCGCCATGACCAATTCGTCAGGAATGGTCGACATTTCTGAGTTTGAGGGAGCTGATAAAATAGAAGTCAGGCTGGTAGGCTACAATCGGATTGTTAGCTCTTATGCTGAGCTGGCGGCTGGTGATCGGGTTTTGGTGATGGAGCCTTCCAATATTTCGCTGGATCAGGTTGTGGTTTCTGCCAGCAAATGGAGCCAGTCGACAAGGGATGTGCCTGTGCACATTGCTACTATTACGCCCAAGGATGCTGCCCTGCTCAATCCGCAAACTGCAGCGGACTTGCTTGGAGCCTCTGGCCAGGTTTTTATCCAAAAAAGCCAGCAGGGTGGAGGAAGCCCTATGATCCGGGGTTTTGCCACCAACAGGCTTTTGCTCACAGTGGATGGCGTACGCATGAATACCGCCATTTTCAGAGGTGGAAACTTGCAAAACGTTATTTCGCTGGATCCTTTTGCCACTGAAAATACTGAGGTATTCTTTGGCCCCGGGTCTGTTATTTATGGAAGTGACGCCATTGGTGGTGTGATGAGTTTCACAACGCTCACACCACACCTTAGCCTTAACGAGGAAACGCTTGCTAAAGGAAGTGCTGCCACCCGGTTTTCATCTGCCAACGGTGAAAAGACGGCGCATTTGGACTTCAATGTCGGATGGAAGAAGTGGTCGTCGGTGACCAGCTTTTCTTACAATGACTACGGCGACCTGCGAATGGGTACCAAGGGGCCCGACGACTACCTCAGGCCTTTTTATGTGCAGCGAATCGATAGTGTGGACCGGGTAGTGACCAACGATAATCCACTTGTGCAGCGGCCAAGCGGCTACCAGCAAACCAACATGATGCAGAAGCTGCGTTTTGCTCCTAACAAAAGGTGGGACGTGGTTTACGCATTTCACTACTCTGAAACTTCTGACTACGCCCGTTACGACAGGCATATCCGTTATAAAAAGGGACTGCCCAGGTACGGGGAATGGTCGTACGGCCCGCAGAAGTGGATGATGAACAACCTGACTACCTCCTATACCACCAATACGGGGTTATTTGACCAGGTCACACTTAGGTTGGCGCATCAGTTTTTTGAAGAAAGCCGGATTGACCGGGATATTAATGGCTCAACTCGGGCCATCCGTATTGAAAAGGTAAACGCCTATTCTGCCAATCTCGATTTTTCCAAATCGCTCTTAGCCGGACAAAAACTCTTTTATGGCCTGGAGATGATTTACGACAAAGTGGACTCTGAAGGAATGGACGAGAATATTTCGACTGGAGAGAAAGCCGTTGGCCCTGCAAGGTACCCACAGTCCGATTGGTCGTCGTATGCGGCTTATGCCACTTACCAGAATCGATTGAGTGACCTGCTCCTTGTGCAAGCTGGTGCCCGCTTCAATAGCTTTGGACTGAATGCTACGTTCGATAGTTCATTTTACCCATTTCCGTTTTCAACGGCTGACTTGAACAATGGTGCCTTGACCGGAAGTGTCGGCGTGGTGCTGACGCCAGGTGAGAAGCTGTCAATCAGTGCCAACCTTTCCACTGGCTTCCGTTCCCCGAATGTGGATGACGTTGGCAAGGTGTTCGACTCAGAGCCAGGGGCGGTGGTAGTGCCCAACCCTGATCTTGAAGCAGAGTATGCTTACAATGCTGAGGTGGGTGTGGCAAAGGTATTTGGTGACTTCCTCAAGTTGGATGCTACTGCCTTCTACACAGTGCTTTCGAATGCCCTCGTGCGCCGGGACTTTACGCTAAATGGTCTCGACAGCATCGTATACGACGGCGAGCTGAGCCAGGTGCAAGCCATTCAAAATGCTGCCAGAGCCACCGTTTATGGTTTTCAGGCGGGCCTTGAAGTTAAATTGCCTGAGGGTTTCACTGTGTCGTCCCGCTACAATGTGCAAGTTGGAGAAGAGGAGTTGGATGATGGATCGAAAAGCCCCTCCAGGCATGCTGCGCCGGCTTTTGGCGTCAGCCATTTTATGTATGGTGTGAAAAACCTGAAACTGGACTTTTACGCTCAATACAGTGGGGGTGTAGGCTTTGCCGACATGCCTGAGGAGGAAAAAGGAAAGACGGAGATTTATGCGGCAGATAAGGAAGGAAACACTTATTCACCATCGTGGTATACACTTAACTTTAAAGTGAGCCAGAAAATATCCGATGATATTATCATTTCCGGTGGTATCGAAAACCTGACCGACCAACGCTATAAGCCCTATTCGTCAGGAATGGCTGGTGCAGGGAGGAATTTTATTATTTCACTCAGGACAAGTTTTTAA